The sequence AGCCGGATGGAATCGACATCATTCCCAAATAATTCGATCCGGTAAGGTTTTTCGTTTCCAAATGAATAGATATCAATAATACCGCCACGCACAGCAAATTGTCCGGGTTCATAAACAAAATCCGTGCGGTTAAATCCGGCATCCGTCAATTGTTCGTAAAGTTTAACTGTATCCAGTACATCATTCACTTTAACCCGAATGATATTACCGCTGAGCGTCTCGGGGCGCACTACTTTTTCAAACAATGCTTCGGGATAAGTAACGACCATTTTTTTATTACCACCTGCGGTAAGCCGGGTCAGGGTTTCCGTGCGCAACATCACATGACTGCTGTTAAGCTGCCGGTAGTTCTTTTTTGTCCGGAACGAAGATGGAAAATAAAAGAGGTCCAGGGCGCCACTAAGGTTTTCAAGGGTATTGTGGAAGTAGGCTGCTTCTTCCGCATCATTCAGGATGACCACATGATTGACCTGTTCAGTTATGGAGTGCTTAAAAATGGCGGTTACTAAAAATTCCGGGGAGCTGCCGGTCAGGTTTTTGAGTACGATATGCTGGGGTTGGGACAAAGTGAGCTTGTCCGCCAATTGAAAAAGGCGGCCATCATTCAGGTACTGCTCCAGTAAATGTTCCAGGTTCATTAACACTGCCCCTACTGGTTATGCAAGGCGCTGCAAAGATAATTGAAGAATGATGATTACGGGTAGGTGTAAAAAAGATATATTCCCGGCAACCATTCACCGTTTTAAGCGTTGTTTATCTACATGAAAATAGTAAAATTCACTATATTGTAAGTCCCCGGTATCCTGCCCTACTTCGTTTTTTAATACGCGCTGTATGAATACAAAATTGCTTCAGGTCTTCACTATACTGGTTTGCCTGGTATTATCCGCTTTTATTTTGGCGGGTTTGCAGGGTCCTGCTGCAAAAAAAAATAATACCCGCATACAATATGCAGCTGGAAAAGGGGATACGCATGAAGAAGAAGAAGAAAAGCGGGAAGAATTTACTGCCCAGAGAATCAAATATGAATTCGATATGGTCAAAGACGGGGGTACCGGAAAAATGCCCCGTGGCGCACATGAGCGCGAATTGCAGCAAGCCTATCGCCTACCCCTGAAAGAACGTCAGGGGGGCATGATGTTATCACCATTTGCACAAAATCAGTATATACCAGCCGGACCAACCAATATCGGTGGCCGGACACGCACCGTTGTTTTTGACAAGCGCTATGGTACCGGCACCAATAAAGTATTGATTGCCGGTGCAGTGAGCGGCGGGATTTTCAGGACTACAGATGGCGGTGCAAACTGGACCCTGGTTACACCGGCCAATGAAATACATAATGTGACTGCACTTGCCCAGGATCCGCGTGCGGGTTTTGAAAATAACTGGTACGCCGGTGGTGGTGAACCCTATGGCAACTCGGCCTCCCCTCCTGCAGGTGGCGCTTTCTATAACGGGTATGGCTTAATGAAATCCTCCGATAACGGGGCAACCTGGTCCCGGATCACCAGCACATATAATGGCGCACTCGAAAGCTTTGATGACCCTTATGATATTGTCCACAAAATCCTGGTACACCCATTAACAGGGCACGTATATGTTGCAGCACACCGACGCCTGATGAGAAGTACCGACAATGGAAATACTTTCAGTCCGGTTTTCATTGGCACGCAACCTGCGGCTGCAGACAATGGCCAACTCGATATTACCTGTACCAGCACGGGGCGGATATACCTGGCCGTAAATGGTGGATTTCCTGATAAAGACCTCAGGGGATTGTTTTTTTCCGCAACGGGTAACACAGGCTCCTGGACCAGGTTTGCCGGCGGGCAAACAGTTAATGTAGATTCCTCTGATGGATGGCGGGCAAATTCGTACACCGCCACCGGCGCTGTTTCCACTTCCGCTAAAAGAATCGTATTGGCCCTGGCCCCTTCCAATAACAATATCCTCTATGCATTTTATGAAAACGGATTATCGCAGGAAGGCGCAACTGGCAAGCCTGAAGCAGATCTTTTCAAATATGATTTTGGTAATGGTACATATATAAACCTTTCTGCCAACATGCCCGATTTCAATGGACAGAAAGATGGTATTGACCCACTCACAGTGCAGGCTGGATATGACCTGATGGTGGCCGTTAAACCCGACAACCCTAATGTGGTTTTTGTTGGCGGCACTAATTTATACCGTTCTACAAATGGTTTCACCACCAGTACTGCTACCGCCTGGATTGCGGGGTATAAATACTGGGGGGCTTCAGCAACTAATTTTCCGGTAGAAACCTATCCAAACACCCATCCGGATATTCATGCGCTGGTGTTTGATCCCACCAATCCTAACAGGGCAATTTGTGGTTCTGACGGTGGACTTCACGTGACTGAGAACATCATGACCGGAACAGTAAGCGCAACGGCACCGGTAACCTGGACAATGATATCGAATTACCAAACCTCCCAGTACTATCATGTTCATGCGGAACACCGCCAGAGCGGGGCCCAGGCCAATAATTTTATTGGTGGTATGCAGGATAACAGTACGTATTTGCGGCTGGATGGTGACAATAACCACGAACGTGCAGGAAGTGGTGATGGCGGTGCTGCTGCCATTGCTAAATTCAATGATTTTAATGACTATACTTTATATGTAACCAGCCAGTTGGGCAGCATTTCGAGGTTAGTGCCAAATGACGCAACTGATATTGAACCCAATGGATTAACTGCAGGATCGGGGGGCGGTAACGGAGAATTCATTACGTACTTCGCGATGGATCAAGACAATACTGAAGACCTCTACTATGTAAATTTTAACCGGGTTTTCCGGACAAAAAATGCCTCGGCGGTAACTCCGGCCACCTGGACAGAATTAACCGGCATTGCAACTAAAGTAAATCCGGCAAATCCTTCGGGTGCAGACATCGGCATCAGGGCCATTGAGCTTTCCCGTGGACCCTATCTTTCATCGCATGTCATGTATTTAGGAACAACAGAAGGAAGGGTGTACAGGCTAAATGATCCCCGTAATGCTGCCAGTTCAGCGGTTCCTGCAGATATCACCCCCCCTGCAATCAATACCATTATTACTACTACAAGCGTATCACCATCACCCACGGTGAATGTGTCAGATATTGCAGTAAATCCTAACAATGATGATGAGGTGATGGTTGTGTATTCAAACTACCAGGTAACTATCGGCAGTACGGTAAACAAGGAGATCAATATCTGGTGGACCACCAATGCGAAGAGTGGCAGTCCCACCTGGAAATTAATCGAAGGTAACCTGACCCTGCCGTCTATTCGCAGTTGCGCCATTGTAGAAAGAAAAGACGGTACCGGAAAAGGATTTACGGAATATTATGTGGGTACTTCAGTGGGCTTATACAGCACATTGGGCGTTAAGGATACTTTAAATGCCGGTAAACCCATCACCTGGAACAGGGAAGGAGGTTCTGTATTGAACTATGCCGTGGTCAATTCATTATCATATCGCCCGCAAGACAATACGCTGCTGGTAGGCACCCATGGTAACGGAATGTATTATACTGTCATTCCACAACCTAATTATTCACCGAACCTGAATACCGCCATTAATGAGCCGGTAAGAAATAACAAAGATTTCATCCGCTATTCCTGGCCAGGAATCACCAGTTCAACTGTCCAGTTTAAGACAGGCAATATGTTGGAGATAAAAAAACTAATCATCCAGGTTCATAATAGCAATGGCCAGCTGGTATATAAGAAAGAAACCGGTTATGAAGATGGCACAATAGACGTTACCAGGTTTGCAAACGGGGCATATATCCTTTCCATCACCACAAGTGATTATAAACAACAGTTTGTGCGGAAATTTATCAGGCAATAATAATACCCGTAAGGCATCATAGCTTCAGGAAACAGCCTGACCCGAATTGGTTGTTTTACGGAATAAAAACCAGTTTATCAGGAGGGAAGTCAGTAAAATCAGGAGCCCGCCAAATTCGCGGGTTTGTTCAATCCAGGGTTTGGTGGCTTTCATTGTTTGAACCAGGTTATCGGCATGATGTTCATTGAACCAACTGAGTACCCCATCTGATGTAAAAAAAAGGAATGCTGCATAAGCAGCATAAACAATTCCACAACATGCATATAACCATCCTTTGAATTTTTTGGACAAAGCCTGGTAGCTTAGCCATGCACCGGCACCATATAAAGGAACCCACACATAAGGATCCGGATCATTGTATTGCAGCAATGCGGAAAGCAAAAACAAAACCACCATTACGCCATTGAATATTTTCCTGAATCTTTCCATGACATAAATGTATCAACTAAGCGGGATATTTCCCTTCAGCCTTTTTGCTTAATTTACTGCAAATTTCAAAGCATGTTACAACCCTGGCAAACCGGAACTGTAATTCGGATAATAGATGAAACGCCTACAACCAGGAGGTTCTGGATTGAAACAGAAGCAACCGTTCCATTTGATTTTAAGCCAGGTCAGTTTGTAACACTCGACCTACCCATCCATGAGCAAAAGAACAAACGCTGGCGAAGTTATTCAATAGCTTCCTGGCCCGATGGCACTAATGTCTTTGAACTTGTTGTGGTACTACTGGATGGAGGCGCCGGGACCACCTACCTGTTTAATGATATCGTGGAGGGAAGCAAATTAACCTTAAGAGGCCCACAGGGTGTTTTTGTTTTGCCGGAAAATATTGATAAAGACCTCTTTTTCATTTGTACTGGCACAGGCATTGCACCATTCCGATCAATGACCCATCATATCCTGAATAACAATATACCGCACAAGGATATTTACCTCATTTTTGGTTGCCGTAAAATGGGGGATTGCCTGTATGGCGCAGAATTGAAAGCACTGGAACAACAGATACCATCCTTTCATTATGTGCCAACCTTTTCAAGGGAGGACGATAGTGATCACCTTATAAGGCGGGGTTATGTACATGCTGCTTACGAAGAGATTTGTACGATGCAAAAAGAGGCTGCTGGCTTAGGCCTGCACCCCGCAAAATTTTATCTTTGTGGATGGAAAAATATGATAGATGAAGCTAAACAACGCATCCTGGCGTTGGGATATGAAAGGAAAGATATACACCTTGAACTATATGGCTAACCCGATCCTTTGGTTATCGACTTTTTGTCTAATTCACTTTGTTTTTGCAGGTTAATTACTGGAACCTTCTCAACTGATCCAAATTTATCGGCATAAAACTTATGCATTCGTAAAATCTCTGCATGGCTTTCGACCATTTCTGTTTCAAGTTCGAGGATACGCCTTTTTGATTTGGCCATCTGTTTTAAACGGAAGGCGAAGCCGATAAGGGAACCCGCAACAAATGCAGCAATAACATACTGTAAAACTGCTAAGTTGATGTTGGCAGACATCATAGAATTGGATTGAGTCTTTCGTGGATATTCACAGGATACTTCCACAAAACGATCCAATTATAATAATATTGTATAAAACAACGCGGTAATTGGGTATTATTGGGTGGCGCGAATGCCCTTCCCTTCGTCTGACTTACCCGATTCTTTCTCCTTTAATGGAACAACTGGGGTGGCTACAGGTGAATTTAACCTTTGCTGCTGTTCGGCCAGCTTTCTTTGCAGTTGTAGGATTTCTGAATGGTCTTGCATTTTATCTTTCTCCAGTTCAAGAATCTGGCGCCGGAGTGACCTAACCTGTAACAGGCGGAAGATTACGCCAAATGCGAAGGCAAAAAAAACAACCAGTGCAAGCAATCCTAGGTGTACAGTGATGTGCATGTTTTAACTATAAGTTCCCGCTCCAAAACTGGAACTGGTGATTTAGGTGTTAACAAATATATAATTACTGAATGGCTTTTTCAACCAAATTCTTGACTTCTTTCAGTAATATTCTTTCCTGTTTCATACTATCACGATAGCGCACGGTTACCATGCCATCTTCTTTGGTCTGGTGGTCAATTGTGACGCAAAAAGGCGTTCCAATGGCATCCTGCCGCCTATAACGTTTACCAATAGCGTCTTTTTCCTCATAAAAGCACTTGAAGGAGATTTTACACTCATCCATCAGTTGCCGGGCTATTTCAGGCAGACCATCTTTCTTTACCAAGGGCAAAATGGCCAGTTTGACAGGGGCCAGTTTGGCCGGAAATTTCAATAATACCCGGCTATCAGGCTTCTCCGGGGTACTAAGGTCCTGCTCTTCATATGCTTCGCTCAACACCATCATTACTGTTCGGTCAAGGCCTATGGATGTTTCAATTACATAGGGAATATAATTACCATATGGTTTTCCGTTTTCATCATTTTCTGCATCAAAATACTGCATTTTCTTTTTGCTGTATTCCTGGTGATTACGGAGGTCAAAATCAGTACGGCTGTGTATTCCTTCAACTTCTTTAAATCCTATAGGGAAATTATATTCAATATCGCAGGCAGCATCTGCATAATGGGCGAGTTTTACGTGGTCGTGAAAGCGGTATTGGGTAGCGGGGATACCCAGGCTGAGGTGCCATTTCATCCGCTCTTCCTTCCAGTATTCATACCACTGTTTTTGTGTGCCGGGACGAATAAAAAACTGCATTTCCATCTGTTCAAACTCCCGCATCCTGAAAATAAACTGACGGGCAACGATTTCATTCCTGAATGCCTTACCTACCTGGGCGATACCGAAAGGAATCTTCATACGGCCCGTTTTCTGCACATTCAGGAAATTCACGAAAATTCCCTGGGCGGTTTCTGGACGTAAATACACCATATTGTCCGTTTCCTCCCCACTAACGCTCCCGAACTCAGTAGAAAACATCAGGTTAAACTGCCTCACATCTGTCCAGTTGCAAGTACCGCTAACACTACATTTGATCTTATTATCTTCAATCAGCTTCTTCAGTCCGCTATAATCTTCCTTCGCAAGCAACTGGTCCATTTGCTGAAGTATTGCCTCACCGGCTTCCCGGGATAAAGATTCAGCGTGGGCTTCAATCAGGTGATCGACCCGATAACGTTTTTTGCTGTCTTTATTGTCGATCATCGGGTCACTGAAATTATCCACGTGTCCGCTGGCCTTCCAGGTAGTTGGATGCATAAAAATAGCGGCATCAATACCCACAATATTTTCATGCAGCTGGGTCATCCATTTCCACCAATTGTCGCGAATATTTTTTTTCAGTTCACTTCCATTTTGGCCATAGTCATAAACTGCACTTAAACCATCATAAATTTCACTGGACGGGAAGATGAAGCCATATTCCTTGCAATGCGATATAATCGCCTGGAATTTATTCGTATCGTTTGCCATAAGGCGGCAAAGATATTAGAAAATGATAAACGGTGAAGGGTGAACGGTAAACGGTGAACCGGAGGGAACAGGATATTCATCCGGTTTACTGCTTAATCTTTGAGTTTCTTATTTTCCTTGTGCCGCTCTGCATCACGACTGTTTTTCTTCTCCAAATTCTTTTCCAGGGCTGCTGTCAGGTCAACACCAGTCTGGTTAGCCAGGCAGATCAACACCCAGAGGACATCCGCCATTTCATCGGCCATTTCGCGGCCGTTATCAGTATCCTTAAAGGATTGTTCCCCATACTGACGCACCATCAGCCTGGATAATTCTCCTACCTCCTCCATTAATATCCCCAGGTTAGTCAATTCATTAAAATAGCGAACACCAACTGTTTTTATCCAGTCATCTACCTGCTGCTGGGCCTGACGAAGCGTGATCTCAGCCATGGTTTACTCCTTGTTTTTTGAATCAATTATAATGGTAACCGGACCATCATTCACCAGAGACACCTGCATATCCGCCCCGAAAACACCGGTTCCGATCGGTTTACCCAGGTCCTGGGTCAGTTGCCGGACAAGGCTTTCATAAATCGGAACGGCGATGGGTGGTTTACTGGCCCGGATATAGGAAGGCCGGTTTCCCTTTTTTGTACTGGCATGCAGGGTAAACTGGCTAACCAGA comes from Flavihumibacter fluvii and encodes:
- the dtd gene encoding D-aminoacyl-tRNA deacylase; amino-acid sequence: MRVVIQRVKEASVHIEGKANAVIGKGLMVLVGIEDVDNEEDIKWISSKIVQLRIFNDAQGIMNCSLLETGGEILLVSQFTLHASTKKGNRPSYIRASKPPIAVPIYESLVRQLTQDLGKPIGTGVFGADMQVSLVNDGPVTIIIDSKNKE
- a CDS encoding glycine--tRNA ligase, translated to MANDTNKFQAIISHCKEYGFIFPSSEIYDGLSAVYDYGQNGSELKKNIRDNWWKWMTQLHENIVGIDAAIFMHPTTWKASGHVDNFSDPMIDNKDSKKRYRVDHLIEAHAESLSREAGEAILQQMDQLLAKEDYSGLKKLIEDNKIKCSVSGTCNWTDVRQFNLMFSTEFGSVSGEETDNMVYLRPETAQGIFVNFLNVQKTGRMKIPFGIAQVGKAFRNEIVARQFIFRMREFEQMEMQFFIRPGTQKQWYEYWKEERMKWHLSLGIPATQYRFHDHVKLAHYADAACDIEYNFPIGFKEVEGIHSRTDFDLRNHQEYSKKKMQYFDAENDENGKPYGNYIPYVIETSIGLDRTVMMVLSEAYEEQDLSTPEKPDSRVLLKFPAKLAPVKLAILPLVKKDGLPEIARQLMDECKISFKCFYEEKDAIGKRYRRQDAIGTPFCVTIDHQTKEDGMVTVRYRDSMKQERILLKEVKNLVEKAIQ
- a CDS encoding T9SS type A sorting domain-containing protein codes for the protein MNTKLLQVFTILVCLVLSAFILAGLQGPAAKKNNTRIQYAAGKGDTHEEEEEKREEFTAQRIKYEFDMVKDGGTGKMPRGAHERELQQAYRLPLKERQGGMMLSPFAQNQYIPAGPTNIGGRTRTVVFDKRYGTGTNKVLIAGAVSGGIFRTTDGGANWTLVTPANEIHNVTALAQDPRAGFENNWYAGGGEPYGNSASPPAGGAFYNGYGLMKSSDNGATWSRITSTYNGALESFDDPYDIVHKILVHPLTGHVYVAAHRRLMRSTDNGNTFSPVFIGTQPAAADNGQLDITCTSTGRIYLAVNGGFPDKDLRGLFFSATGNTGSWTRFAGGQTVNVDSSDGWRANSYTATGAVSTSAKRIVLALAPSNNNILYAFYENGLSQEGATGKPEADLFKYDFGNGTYINLSANMPDFNGQKDGIDPLTVQAGYDLMVAVKPDNPNVVFVGGTNLYRSTNGFTTSTATAWIAGYKYWGASATNFPVETYPNTHPDIHALVFDPTNPNRAICGSDGGLHVTENIMTGTVSATAPVTWTMISNYQTSQYYHVHAEHRQSGAQANNFIGGMQDNSTYLRLDGDNNHERAGSGDGGAAAIAKFNDFNDYTLYVTSQLGSISRLVPNDATDIEPNGLTAGSGGGNGEFITYFAMDQDNTEDLYYVNFNRVFRTKNASAVTPATWTELTGIATKVNPANPSGADIGIRAIELSRGPYLSSHVMYLGTTEGRVYRLNDPRNAASSAVPADITPPAINTIITTTSVSPSPTVNVSDIAVNPNNDDEVMVVYSNYQVTIGSTVNKEINIWWTTNAKSGSPTWKLIEGNLTLPSIRSCAIVERKDGTGKGFTEYYVGTSVGLYSTLGVKDTLNAGKPITWNREGGSVLNYAVVNSLSYRPQDNTLLVGTHGNGMYYTVIPQPNYSPNLNTAINEPVRNNKDFIRYSWPGITSSTVQFKTGNMLEIKKLIIQVHNSNGQLVYKKETGYEDGTIDVTRFANGAYILSITTSDYKQQFVRKFIRQ
- a CDS encoding ferredoxin--NADP reductase gives rise to the protein MLQPWQTGTVIRIIDETPTTRRFWIETEATVPFDFKPGQFVTLDLPIHEQKNKRWRSYSIASWPDGTNVFELVVVLLDGGAGTTYLFNDIVEGSKLTLRGPQGVFVLPENIDKDLFFICTGTGIAPFRSMTHHILNNNIPHKDIYLIFGCRKMGDCLYGAELKALEQQIPSFHYVPTFSREDDSDHLIRRGYVHAAYEEICTMQKEAAGLGLHPAKFYLCGWKNMIDEAKQRILALGYERKDIHLELYG
- a CDS encoding transmembrane 220 family protein: MERFRKIFNGVMVVLFLLSALLQYNDPDPYVWVPLYGAGAWLSYQALSKKFKGWLYACCGIVYAAYAAFLFFTSDGVLSWFNEHHADNLVQTMKATKPWIEQTREFGGLLILLTSLLINWFLFRKTTNSGQAVS
- a CDS encoding nucleotide pyrophosphohydrolase, yielding MAEITLRQAQQQVDDWIKTVGVRYFNELTNLGILMEEVGELSRLMVRQYGEQSFKDTDNGREMADEMADVLWVLICLANQTGVDLTAALEKNLEKKNSRDAERHKENKKLKD